In the genome of Populus trichocarpa isolate Nisqually-1 chromosome 6, P.trichocarpa_v4.1, whole genome shotgun sequence, one region contains:
- the LOC7474708 gene encoding putative serine/threonine-protein kinase: protein MARRAVEDRSRPSNPLSNAVTPPAPNALHGQSPSSGNSSTLLFVIGGMTVLIILLTLVLYFWKFNKPEKLKKFLKKNRSLTETNDFWSGNLQTINYFDFQTLKKATKDFHPANLLGRGGFGPVYRGKLHDGRLVAVKKLSLDKSQQGESEFLSEVKMITSIQQKNLVRLLGCCSDGPQRLLVYEYMKNRSLDLIVHGNSDKFLDWNTRFQIILGIARGLQYLHEDSHLRIVHRDIKASNILLDDKFQPRISDFGLARFFPEDQAYLSTAFAGTLGYTAPEYAIKGELSEKADIYSFGVLVLEIISSRKNTDLSLPSEMQYLPEYAWKLYERSRVMDLVDPKLLEHGIVEKDVLQVIHVAFLCLQPLANLRPPMSRIVAQLTCKVEMVGTPMRPVFLQRSRKKDDNLSWDTISEAFLSPLWTESPSLPGPQN from the exons ATGGCACGCCGAGCAGTAGAAG ATAGAAGTAGGCCTTCTAATCCATTATCGAATGCAGTGACTCCTCCAGCACCCAACGCGCTACATGGACAGAGCCCCTCATCAGGGAATTCTTCAACCTTGTTATTTGTCATTGGAGGGATGACTGTGCTCATAATATTGTTGACCCTGGTATTGTACTTCTGGAAATTCAACAAGCcagaaaaattgaagaaattcctGAAGAAAAATAGAAGTCTGACAG AAACCAACGATTTCTGGAGTGGCAATCTTCAAACAATAAACTATTTCGACTTTCAGACATTGAAGAAAGCAACTAAGGATTTTCATCCTGCTAATCTTCTTGGAAGAGGTGGATTCGGGCCTGTCTATCGG GGGAAGTTGCATGATGGTAGACTGGTTGCGGTAAAAAAATTGTCTCTTGACAAATCTCAGCAAGGAGAATCAGAATTTCTTTCGGAGGTGAAGATGATTACGAGCATCCAACAGAAGAACTTGGTTCGACTTCTAGGATGCTGCTCAGATGGTCCACAAAGGTTACTTGTGTATGAATACATGAAGAATAGAAGCTTGGACCTCATAGTACACG GAAATAGTGATAAATTCCTGGACTGGAACACCAGATTCCAAATAATTTTAGGCATTGCTCGAGGACTGCAATATCTACATGAGGATTCACACCTCAGAATTGTTCACAGAGATATCAAAGCAAGCAACATTCTTCTTGACGATAAGTTCCAGCCTAGGATTAGTGATTTTGGGCTGGCTAGGTTCTTCCCTGAAGATCAAGCATATCTCAGCACTGCATTCGCCGGAACTTT AGGCTATACAGCTCCTGAGTATGCCATCAAAGGAGAATTGTCCGAAAAAGCAGACATATATAGCTTTGGAGTGCTTGTGCTTGAAATTATCAGCAGCAGGAAAAACACAGATCTTAGTTTACCATCAGAAATGCAATACCTTCCTGAATAT gCATGGAAATTATATGAGAGGTCAAGAGTGATGGATCTGGTAGATCCGAAATTGCTAGAACATGGAATTGTGGAGAAAGATGTCTTGCAAGTAATCCACGTAGCTTTCTTATGCCTTCAGCCTCTTGCTAACCTGAGACCTCCCATGTCAAGAATTGTTGCCCAGTTAACATGCAAAGTTGAAATGGTTGGAACACCTATGAGGCCAGTTTTCTTGCAAAGAAGCCGTAAAAAGGATGACAACCTCTCTTGGGATACCATATCTGAggcttttctttctcctctgtgGACCGAGTCCCCTTCGTTGCCTGGGCCACAAAATTGA